In the Novosphingobium sp. 9U genome, GCTGGCACGCCTGTGGGCGGGTGGGCTCAACCGCGTGCTCGACCGGATCGATGCGGGCTTGGCGCGCGGGTCGATCATGGCGACGCTGCCGGACGGCTCGACACGCCTGCTGGGTGGACGCGAGGAGGGTTTCGACTGCGTGGTCGAGTTGCGCAGTTTCCGCGCGCTGCTGCGGCTCGCGACCGGGGGCTCGGTGGGCTGGTACCAGGCCTGGGAAGCGGGCGAGTGGACCAGCCCCGATCCGGTGCCGCTGTTCGCGCTGTTCATGGACAATGCGATCACGCTGGGCCAGGCCGCGCGCGCTAGGGGGCCGTGGCGCCTGGCCGCACGCTGGCTGCACCGCCTGCACCGCAACTCGCGCAAGGGTGCTCAGCGCAACATCCACGCCCACTACGACCTGGGTAACGACTTCTACGCGCAGTGGCTGGGCACCACGATGTTCTACTCCAGCGCCCTGTTCAGCCGCGAGAACGGCCCGAGCCAGCACGCGCAGTTCTTCAGCGAGCTCGACGCCGGGCAATCCGCCAAGGTCGCCGCGCTGGACCAGCGGCTGACGCTGTCGCCGGGCGAGCGCGTGCTGGAGATTGGCTGCGGCTGGGGCACGCTTGCCGCGTGCCTCGCCGAAGAGCGCGGCGTGCTGGTCGATGCCATCAGCTTGTCGGACGAGCAGCTGGACTATGCGGGCACGCGCTGGTCACCCAAGCGCGGTGCGGTCGATTTCCGCAAGCAGGATTATCGCGACGTCGCCGGCGCTTACGATGCGATCGTCAGCGTCGAGATGGTCGAGGCGGTGGGCCGCGAGTACTGGGGTGAGTTCCTGGACTGCATCGCCCGCAACCTGCGCCCCGGCGGCAGGGCGGCGCTGCAGTACATCTCGCTGTGCGACGAGCTGTTCGAAAGCTACGCGCAGAGCGCCGACTTCATCCAGACCTACATCTTCCCCGGTGGCATGCTGCTGAACGAGCCTGAGTTCCGGGCGCTGGCAGAGGAGCGTGGGCTCACCTGGGAAGACCATCAGCCGTTCGGCCTGGACTACGCGCGCACCCTGGCGATGTGGCGCGAGCGGTTCGACGATGCGGTGGAGGAAGGGCGTTTGCCGGTCGGCTTCGACGAGCACTTCGTCCGGCTCTGGCGCTATTACCTGATGTACTGCGAGGGCGGCTTCCTGGGCGGCGGCATCGACGTGGCGCAAGTCACGCTGCGCAAGGCCGCCTGACGCCGCGCTCTACCCGCGGTAGACGCTCTCGCCCTGCCAGCGCATCAGGATCGATTCGTAGAGCATCGGGCCCAGCAGATCGTCGAAGGCGCATCCGACCAGGCCTTGCTCCCACCAGATCACGCGCGCTTGCAGGGCATCGTGGTCGGGCAGGGTCAGCCAACACATCGTGCCGCCAGGGATCCGGCTGATCGCCGTCGCTGAAAAGCCGGAGAGCGAAAGATTGCGCACCACCGTCTGGATCTTCTTGCCGCCTGCCGGTCGCAAGGCAGCGGGAATGGAAAGGCGCGTGCGATGTGCGCTGCGGTCTTCCTGCGCTGCAAAGGCGTACTTGTCGGTCTGCGTGCTGTTCATCATCGCCGTCCGGTCTGCCACGGGGACTCGCAGTCACCCTTTCCTAACAAGACATGGCAGAGAGGAGGTTGCCGCGGTGTTACCTCGCAGGGTTAACGGACTCGCGGTGTCCGGTCATAAATGGCTCTGACAAAAGGGAAACGATGCGTGTCGCAACCACCTCGGGCGGCTTGACCGATGCGGGGTCCTCACCAGGGTAGGCGCGCTCGCGCATCTTGGTTCGGGTCGCGCCGGGGTTGACGATCGCGACGCGCACCTTGGAAATATTCGCCACCTCTTGCGCGTGGCAGTCGAGCAGCATTTCGAATGCGGCCTTGGTCGAGGCGTAGGCGCCCCAGAACGGGCGCGGGGCCGTGGCCACCGTGCTGGTCAGCCCGATGATGCGGCCATCGGCGCTCGCGCGGAGCAGATGATCGAAGTTGGCGATCAGCGCCTGGGTTGCCAGGACATTGACCGTCATCGCCTTGTTCCACGCCTTCTGATCGATTTGCGCTACCGAAGTAAGCTCTGGCAACAGCGCCGCGTTGATCACTAGGATGTCGAGCTTGTCCCAGCGCTGGCCCAGTGCCGTCGCCAGGCGCGCGATGCCGTCCGGCTCGCTCAGATCTACCGGTGCGATCGTCGCCGAGCCGCCGGCCGCGAAGATCGCCTCCTCGACTACCTCAAGCCCCTTGGTATCGCGCGCGGTCAGCACCACGTGCGCGCCGGCGGCAGCAAGTGCCTTGGCCGTCGCCGCGCCGATGCCCTTGCTCGCGCCGGTCACCAGCGCGGTCTGCCCTTCCAACATCGGCGAACTCACGCGACTTTGTGGACGGGCAGCGTCAGCAAGTCG is a window encoding:
- a CDS encoding PilZ domain-containing protein, with product MNSTQTDKYAFAAQEDRSAHRTRLSIPAALRPAGGKKIQTVVRNLSLSGFSATAISRIPGGTMCWLTLPDHDALQARVIWWEQGLVGCAFDDLLGPMLYESILMRWQGESVYRG
- a CDS encoding cyclopropane-fatty-acyl-phospholipid synthase family protein; this translates as MNAQVPGRGHELVAAGRPLGIGPQWLARLWAGGLNRVLDRIDAGLARGSIMATLPDGSTRLLGGREEGFDCVVELRSFRALLRLATGGSVGWYQAWEAGEWTSPDPVPLFALFMDNAITLGQAARARGPWRLAARWLHRLHRNSRKGAQRNIHAHYDLGNDFYAQWLGTTMFYSSALFSRENGPSQHAQFFSELDAGQSAKVAALDQRLTLSPGERVLEIGCGWGTLAACLAEERGVLVDAISLSDEQLDYAGTRWSPKRGAVDFRKQDYRDVAGAYDAIVSVEMVEAVGREYWGEFLDCIARNLRPGGRAALQYISLCDELFESYAQSADFIQTYIFPGGMLLNEPEFRALAEERGLTWEDHQPFGLDYARTLAMWRERFDDAVEEGRLPVGFDEHFVRLWRYYLMYCEGGFLGGGIDVAQVTLRKAA
- a CDS encoding SDR family oxidoreductase is translated as MLEGQTALVTGASKGIGAATAKALAAAGAHVVLTARDTKGLEVVEEAIFAAGGSATIAPVDLSEPDGIARLATALGQRWDKLDILVINAALLPELTSVAQIDQKAWNKAMTVNVLATQALIANFDHLLRASADGRIIGLTSTVATAPRPFWGAYASTKAAFEMLLDCHAQEVANISKVRVAIVNPGATRTKMRERAYPGEDPASVKPPEVVATRIVSLLSEPFMTGHRESVNPAR